One Halobaculum roseum DNA segment encodes these proteins:
- a CDS encoding amylo-alpha-1,6-glucosidase, with translation MKRDSTVVSGSTFLVTDGEGQPTREHDGFYHRDTRHLDRYELSLGPELETLDVTDRRPGERLLHLGTPLDTGSREFHVSRRQFVTDGLFERVSISNLTDEPAETEVLLSVGSCFDDLFEVRGMVADVDRTVHTTTTDRGLSFTYAPSDIEFRRRVSVEVGGDDAVSVTTRNGTARGDGTVVVDLELDARETLSLPVAVTVDGRPDDPAAAVDAAGEDVRERNRTWQTETSLARPEEAWEDVLIESRENLLELRQETEHGSILSAGVPWFATAFGRDSLIAAYQSLSLSTTIAKGTCRYLAAQQATRTDPAVDAEPGKILHEVRHGELAARELVPHRPYYGTIDATPLFVVLVHEVWQRTGDDEFLTELWPAVSRALTWITGEVADGGFLSYPVDDDQEDGQLRHISWKDSNDGIVYPDGTHPSGELAVAEVQGYAYDALDRGAEIARQADEHARSRDLREAATNLKERFDVTFWLPGERFYAVGIDGDGTPIPSVTTNPGHCLWSGIVPEERADAVVDRLLEPDMFTGWGIRTFASSHEAYNPQSYHLGSVWPHDNSLVALGMARYGRTDGARRIAEGLIAAARARGNDRLPELFAGFDRGNTDIPVTYGEACEPQAWAAGAPLACLQAISGDEIDTGHPRSKH, from the coding sequence ATGAAGCGCGACAGCACGGTCGTCTCCGGGTCGACGTTCCTCGTAACGGATGGCGAGGGACAGCCGACTCGAGAGCACGACGGGTTCTACCATCGCGATACTCGCCATCTCGATCGCTACGAGCTCTCGCTCGGTCCGGAACTCGAGACGCTGGACGTCACCGACCGTCGACCGGGGGAACGGTTGCTCCACCTCGGCACGCCGCTGGATACCGGGTCCCGCGAGTTCCACGTGTCTCGCAGGCAGTTCGTGACGGACGGGCTCTTCGAGCGGGTTTCGATATCGAACCTCACCGACGAGCCGGCCGAGACCGAGGTCCTGCTATCGGTTGGATCGTGTTTCGACGACCTGTTCGAGGTTCGGGGGATGGTCGCCGACGTCGACCGGACGGTTCACACGACCACGACGGACCGTGGACTCTCGTTCACGTACGCCCCGTCGGACATCGAGTTTCGCCGACGCGTCTCGGTCGAGGTGGGGGGAGACGACGCGGTTTCGGTAACGACGCGGAACGGAACGGCCCGCGGGGACGGGACGGTGGTCGTCGATCTCGAACTCGATGCGCGGGAAACCCTCTCGCTTCCGGTCGCCGTGACCGTCGACGGGCGGCCGGACGATCCGGCGGCGGCGGTCGACGCCGCAGGGGAGGACGTTCGCGAGCGAAATCGAACGTGGCAGACGGAGACGTCGCTCGCCCGTCCCGAGGAGGCGTGGGAAGACGTGTTGATCGAGAGTCGCGAAAACCTCCTCGAACTGCGCCAGGAGACGGAACACGGGTCGATCCTCTCGGCGGGCGTTCCGTGGTTCGCGACCGCGTTCGGTCGCGATTCGCTCATCGCGGCGTATCAATCCCTGTCGCTGTCGACGACCATCGCCAAGGGGACGTGTCGGTACCTCGCCGCGCAGCAAGCGACGCGAACCGACCCGGCGGTGGACGCCGAGCCCGGGAAGATCCTCCACGAGGTCCGCCACGGGGAGCTCGCCGCACGTGAGCTGGTCCCACACCGTCCGTATTACGGGACGATAGACGCGACACCGCTGTTCGTCGTGCTCGTGCACGAGGTGTGGCAACGAACGGGCGACGACGAGTTCCTGACGGAGCTGTGGCCCGCGGTGAGCCGCGCCCTCACGTGGATCACCGGGGAGGTCGCCGACGGCGGGTTCCTCTCGTACCCTGTCGACGACGACCAGGAGGACGGCCAACTCCGTCATATCTCGTGGAAGGACAGCAACGACGGCATCGTCTACCCCGACGGCACCCACCCGAGCGGGGAGCTCGCGGTCGCCGAGGTACAGGGGTACGCGTACGACGCGCTCGACCGTGGCGCCGAGATCGCTCGTCAGGCCGACGAACACGCACGTTCGCGCGATCTACGGGAGGCTGCGACCAACCTCAAGGAGCGGTTCGACGTGACGTTCTGGCTCCCGGGCGAACGGTTCTACGCGGTCGGGATCGACGGCGACGGGACTCCGATCCCCTCCGTCACGACGAACCCGGGACACTGCCTCTGGAGCGGGATCGTCCCCGAGGAGCGTGCCGACGCCGTCGTGGACCGACTGCTCGAACCCGACATGTTCACCGGGTGGGGGATCCGGACGTTCGCGTCGAGTCACGAGGCCTACAACCCCCAGAGCTACCACCTCGGGAGCGTCTGGCCACACGACAACTCGCTCGTCGCCCTCGGGATGGCCCGATACGGGCGCACGGACGGCGCCCGCCGGATCGCGGAGGGCCTCATCGCCGCCGCACGGGCACGGGGGAACGACCGGCTGCCGGAGCTGTTCGCCGGCTTCGATCGAGGGAACACCGATATCCCCGTCACGTACGGGGAAGCGTGCGAGCCACAGGCGTGGGCCGCTGGGGCCCCGCTCGCCTGCCTCCAGGCGATCTCCGGCGACGAGATCGACACCGGGCACCCCAGGAGTAAGCACTAA
- a CDS encoding carbohydrate ABC transporter permease, protein MARSDYEYPGYERSGVSYWSKTTVLYLLVTAGALWMTLPFWWTLTTSLSASPTAATVSFIPAEFTLQNFITLWERPDILLVRWFLNTMLFAGAVTAFNLTFDSLAGYALAKVDFWGREKIFLGFISTMMIPGMVTLIPVYLLLVELGWVNTYQGLIAPLVAQPLGIFLLRQHFKSLPSALGDAAKIDGCNEFQTFYKVYLPLAKPALATLGIFTFMGAWNNFQWPLIIANDAEMYTLPIALFAVRNQYFAEWGLMMAAALIIVAPVIVAFLAAQNYFIQGMSLSGMKG, encoded by the coding sequence ATGGCCCGGTCCGACTACGAGTACCCCGGCTACGAGCGCAGCGGCGTCAGCTACTGGTCGAAGACGACGGTACTGTACCTGCTCGTGACCGCGGGTGCGCTGTGGATGACGCTGCCGTTCTGGTGGACGCTCACGACCTCGCTGTCGGCGTCGCCGACGGCCGCCACGGTCTCGTTCATCCCGGCGGAGTTCACGCTTCAGAACTTCATCACTCTCTGGGAGCGGCCGGACATCCTGCTCGTCCGGTGGTTCCTCAACACGATGCTGTTCGCGGGTGCGGTGACCGCGTTCAACCTCACCTTCGACTCGCTGGCGGGGTACGCGCTCGCGAAGGTCGACTTCTGGGGCCGTGAGAAGATCTTCCTCGGGTTCATCTCGACGATGATGATCCCGGGGATGGTCACGCTGATCCCGGTGTACCTCCTCCTGGTCGAACTGGGGTGGGTCAACACCTATCAGGGACTGATCGCCCCGCTCGTCGCCCAGCCGTTGGGGATCTTCCTGCTCCGGCAGCACTTCAAGAGCCTGCCGTCGGCGCTGGGCGACGCCGCGAAGATCGACGGCTGTAACGAGTTCCAAACCTTCTACAAGGTGTACCTGCCCCTGGCGAAGCCAGCGTTGGCGACGCTGGGCATCTTCACGTTCATGGGCGCCTGGAACAACTTCCAGTGGCCGCTCATCATCGCGAACGACGCGGAGATGTACACGCTCCCGATCGCGTTGTTCGCGGTTCGGAACCAGTACTTCGCAGAGTGGGGGCTGATGATGGCCGCCGCGCTGATCATCGTCGCGCCGGTGATTGTCGCGTTCCTGGCCGCCCAGAACTACTTCATCCAGGGGATGAGTCTCTCCGGGATGAAGGGGTGA
- a CDS encoding ABC transporter substrate-binding protein yields MTDDSRNDGSTRRRVIAGLGAVGATGVLAGCTSGGGGGQNGGSDGSGDGNGGGESTTEGTPTPVSAELTLSGWAANNEESALLDELVTDFNDEHDGIDVEYNAIQSKYKQKLRTQLGAGNAPDVFYVDSGYFSSFADADVLLPLDDLAAADSFDTDDFFQPLLDAFRYDGSLYGIPKDFSTLGLFHNTAMFEEADVGVPETWSELSDALSALDDNVSDENFKAPMIEYANGRAWWAFLYQNGGQVLSDDGSEAVFASDSGVEALEFLVGLKEDGLLAVPSDLGSGWHGAALASGEVATAVLGPWGLPFLEGYENNPDINENVDVAHLPTPSDGERATIAYTVSYSASANTSSAAGSKELIRSLTSDEGMAQWARKGLALSARKSHSELEYYDDHPRRRTLLEAGEWSRPFSFGPNSEAIANRIRPQLEAAMLGEKSPSDALSTAQGKINSEVL; encoded by the coding sequence ATGACAGACGATAGCAGGAACGACGGGAGCACGCGGCGACGCGTCATCGCCGGGCTCGGCGCGGTCGGTGCGACAGGTGTCCTGGCGGGCTGCACCTCCGGTGGCGGCGGCGGCCAGAACGGCGGCTCGGACGGGTCGGGCGACGGGAACGGCGGCGGCGAGTCGACGACGGAGGGGACGCCCACGCCGGTGTCGGCGGAGCTGACGCTTTCCGGCTGGGCCGCGAACAACGAGGAGTCGGCGTTGCTGGACGAGTTGGTCACCGACTTCAACGACGAACACGACGGGATCGACGTCGAGTACAACGCGATCCAGTCGAAGTACAAACAGAAGCTGCGGACGCAACTCGGTGCCGGGAACGCCCCCGACGTGTTCTACGTCGATTCGGGGTACTTCTCTTCGTTCGCGGACGCGGACGTGCTGCTTCCGCTCGATGACCTCGCGGCCGCCGACTCGTTCGACACGGACGACTTCTTCCAGCCGTTGCTGGACGCGTTCCGCTACGACGGGAGCCTCTACGGGATCCCCAAGGACTTCTCGACGCTCGGGTTGTTCCACAACACCGCGATGTTCGAGGAGGCGGACGTCGGCGTCCCAGAGACGTGGTCCGAACTGTCCGACGCGCTGTCGGCGCTCGACGACAACGTCTCCGACGAGAACTTCAAGGCGCCGATGATCGAGTACGCGAACGGTCGTGCGTGGTGGGCGTTCCTCTATCAGAACGGCGGGCAGGTGCTCTCGGACGACGGCAGCGAAGCCGTCTTCGCGTCCGACTCGGGCGTCGAGGCGCTCGAGTTCCTGGTCGGGCTCAAGGAGGACGGCCTGCTGGCGGTTCCGAGCGATCTGGGATCCGGGTGGCACGGCGCCGCCCTCGCGAGTGGTGAGGTCGCAACTGCAGTTCTCGGCCCGTGGGGGCTTCCCTTCCTCGAGGGCTACGAGAACAACCCCGACATCAACGAGAACGTTGACGTGGCACACCTCCCGACTCCCAGCGACGGCGAGCGGGCGACGATCGCGTACACTGTTTCCTACAGCGCCTCCGCGAACACGAGTTCGGCCGCGGGGTCGAAGGAACTGATCCGGAGTCTGACGAGCGACGAGGGGATGGCCCAGTGGGCACGCAAGGGGCTGGCCCTCTCCGCGCGGAAGTCCCACAGCGAGCTCGAGTACTACGACGACCACCCGCGACGGCGGACGCTGCTCGAGGCCGGCGAGTGGTCACGCCCCTTCTCGTTCGGTCCGAACAGCGAGGCGATCGCCAACCGGATCCGCCCGCAGCTCGAGGCCGCGATGCTCGGCGAGAAATCGCCGTCCGATGCGCTCTCGACGGCCCAGGGGAAGATCAACTCCGAGGTTCTCTGA
- a CDS encoding cupredoxin domain-containing protein, whose translation MTVNEHHGFWLYRFEEEGVYDLFCAPHEWAGMGMRIVVGDDPGEVIRAPGRPPLPMSGALLGTGVDGDIGHPDMEPQNIIDNGPISGHDLDIDLEVSITAPSPT comes from the coding sequence ATGACGGTCAACGAGCACCACGGGTTCTGGCTCTATCGCTTCGAGGAAGAAGGCGTGTACGACCTGTTCTGTGCCCCCCACGAATGGGCTGGGATGGGTATGCGAATCGTCGTCGGGGACGATCCCGGCGAGGTCATACGGGCTCCTGGCCGTCCACCGCTTCCGATGAGCGGTGCACTCCTCGGAACGGGAGTAGACGGGGATATCGGCCATCCAGACATGGAACCGCAGAACATCATCGACAACGGGCCGATCTCCGGGCACGACCTGGACATCGATCTCGAGGTATCGATAACGGCCCCGAGTCCGACCTGA
- a CDS encoding shikimate kinase: MEGRAAAPGAGTVVNALATGRGAAFALDLETTATVELDPDAEGVTGAIAGAPDGDTTLIERCVERVVDRYGADEGGAVETESEVPTAAGLKSSSAAANATVVATLSALGLEVANDPDADVTKTEACRVGVRAARDAGVTVTGAFDDASASMLGGVTVTDNREDELLARDDPFAEHALVWTPPERAYSADADTAACERVAPMAELATELALDGEYARAMTVNGLAFSAALGFPTDPAVEAMADCAGVSLSGTGPSVVAVGDRGALTAVRERWEDRDGETRLTRTRETGTRVL; the protein is encoded by the coding sequence ATGGAAGGACGCGCCGCCGCGCCGGGCGCCGGAACCGTCGTCAACGCCCTCGCGACGGGCCGCGGCGCCGCGTTCGCGCTGGATCTGGAGACGACCGCGACGGTCGAACTCGACCCCGACGCCGAGGGCGTGACCGGCGCCATCGCCGGCGCACCCGACGGCGACACGACGCTGATCGAGCGGTGCGTCGAGCGCGTCGTCGACCGCTACGGCGCCGACGAGGGCGGCGCCGTCGAGACCGAAAGCGAGGTGCCGACCGCCGCGGGGCTGAAGAGTTCGAGCGCGGCCGCGAACGCGACCGTGGTGGCGACGCTGTCGGCGCTCGGGCTGGAAGTCGCGAACGACCCGGACGCCGACGTGACGAAGACGGAGGCGTGCCGCGTCGGCGTGCGCGCCGCGCGCGACGCCGGCGTCACCGTGACGGGCGCGTTCGACGACGCCTCGGCGTCGATGCTCGGCGGCGTCACCGTCACCGACAACCGCGAGGACGAGCTCCTCGCTCGCGACGACCCGTTCGCCGAGCACGCGCTGGTGTGGACGCCACCGGAACGGGCGTACTCGGCCGACGCGGACACCGCCGCGTGCGAGCGCGTCGCGCCGATGGCGGAGCTCGCGACCGAACTGGCGCTCGACGGCGAATACGCGCGGGCGATGACGGTGAACGGCCTCGCCTTCTCCGCGGCGCTGGGGTTCCCGACCGACCCCGCGGTCGAGGCGATGGCCGACTGCGCCGGCGTCTCGCTGTCGGGGACCGGCCCGAGCGTCGTCGCCGTCGGCGACCGCGGGGCGCTGACGGCGGTGCGCGAGCGGTGGGAGGACCGGGACGGCGAGACGCGGCTGACCCGGACGCGCGAGACCGGGACGCGGGTGCTGTGA
- a CDS encoding carbohydrate ABC transporter permease codes for MATEPLQSTAERTAERLRTALHDLKGYAGITEDQNNLMGFAFIAPNIVVFSLFLLGPVLFAFYVSFQEWSILAGAGEWTGIGNYVDVLEPLPISYADGSLQWRPEVFTDPSASLWWYSLKNTFVYAIGTVPLQIFGGLAVALMLDKRVRLRKAYRAAYFMPVMLSGAASAVMWRWFLAGDGVINGILPTFLEHNWAGDPGTALGGVMLMAIWGGIGSNMIFFLAGLQNIPEELYEAARIDGASRWHRFRHVTWPSLGNTNFFVFVMAIISAFQVFGIALVFSQGGPVYATTTTVLLIYQRAFEEGAFGEGAAMAFLLFLLIFAFSYYQYRYREETEVDY; via the coding sequence ATGGCGACGGAACCCCTGCAGTCCACAGCGGAGCGCACCGCCGAGCGTCTCCGGACTGCGCTGCACGACCTGAAGGGGTACGCCGGTATCACCGAGGACCAGAACAACCTGATGGGGTTCGCGTTCATCGCCCCCAACATCGTCGTCTTCTCGCTGTTCCTGTTGGGGCCGGTCCTGTTCGCCTTCTACGTCTCGTTCCAGGAGTGGAGCATCCTCGCCGGCGCAGGCGAGTGGACGGGCATCGGAAACTACGTCGATGTCCTCGAGCCGCTCCCGATAAGCTACGCCGACGGGAGTCTCCAGTGGCGTCCGGAGGTGTTCACCGACCCATCGGCCAGCCTGTGGTGGTACTCGCTGAAGAACACGTTCGTCTACGCGATCGGGACCGTGCCGCTGCAGATCTTCGGCGGCCTCGCGGTCGCGCTCATGCTCGACAAGCGGGTCCGACTCAGGAAGGCGTACCGTGCCGCCTACTTCATGCCGGTGATGTTGTCGGGTGCCGCCTCCGCGGTCATGTGGCGGTGGTTCCTCGCCGGCGACGGCGTGATCAACGGGATCCTCCCCACGTTCCTCGAACACAACTGGGCGGGGGACCCGGGGACCGCCCTCGGCGGCGTCATGCTGATGGCCATCTGGGGCGGGATCGGCTCGAACATGATCTTCTTCCTCGCGGGACTCCAGAACATCCCCGAGGAGCTGTACGAGGCCGCCCGGATCGACGGCGCGAGCCGCTGGCACCGCTTCCGCCACGTCACGTGGCCCAGCCTGGGTAACACCAACTTCTTCGTGTTCGTGATGGCGATCATCTCCGCGTTTCAGGTGTTCGGCATCGCGCTGGTCTTCTCCCAGGGCGGTCCGGTGTACGCGACGACGACGACGGTGCTGCTCATCTACCAGCGCGCCTTCGAGGAGGGCGCCTTCGGTGAGGGCGCCGCGATGGCGTTCCTGCTGTTCCTCCTGATCTTCGCGTTCAGCTACTACCAGTACCGGTACCGCGAGGAAACGGAGGTGGACTACTGA
- a CDS encoding chorismate mutase: MSYEDTDQTDETRETDDVPAELEEMSLDELREEIADIDRELVELIARRTYVADTIAEVKERRDLPTTDETQEQAVMDRAGENAERFEVDANLVKAIFRLLIELNKVEQRESR, translated from the coding sequence ATGAGCTACGAGGACACCGACCAGACCGACGAGACGCGGGAGACAGACGACGTACCGGCCGAGCTCGAGGAGATGAGCCTGGACGAACTGCGCGAGGAGATCGCCGACATCGACCGCGAGTTGGTCGAACTCATCGCCCGGCGGACGTACGTCGCCGACACCATCGCCGAGGTGAAGGAGCGTCGCGACCTGCCGACGACCGACGAGACCCAGGAGCAGGCCGTGATGGACCGTGCCGGCGAGAACGCCGAGCGCTTCGAGGTGGACGCGAACCTCGTGAAGGCGATCTTCCGGCTGTTGATCGAGTTGAACAAGGTGGAACAGCGGGAGAGCCGGTAG
- a CDS encoding TrmB family transcriptional regulator: protein MNTDTLRSTLEDVGLTQYEAKAYVAVLELGSASATEIADASDVPQARIYDVLRNLEGEGYVETYEQGSLHARARDPEDVVERLDAYAETVSTAGEELKDRWEEPKVENHRVSVIRPVSSVYDRAREHIADARNELEIAMTPDRFESFRADLAAALDRGVVVKVTLTGVETLPDIDLEGAVTEARHRRLPTPFLVLADRMSACFTPEETPHPSQEYGLLVNDYSLSRMFDWYFQTAFWEPWPLVYSVRDEQSPRTYTNIRECIRAILPEFEAGKGIFVTIYGQSRQDGSDREVTGQVVDITYTPGKGDGPALASFTDEAVLTLETPDGTVSVGGWGAMLEDIEAHRFVIEGIETT, encoded by the coding sequence ATGAATACAGACACGCTTCGCTCGACGCTCGAAGACGTCGGGCTCACGCAGTACGAGGCGAAGGCATACGTCGCGGTGCTGGAGTTGGGAAGCGCCTCGGCGACCGAGATCGCCGACGCGAGCGATGTCCCGCAGGCGCGGATCTACGACGTCCTCCGGAATCTCGAGGGGGAGGGATACGTCGAGACGTACGAGCAGGGGAGCTTACATGCACGTGCGCGCGACCCCGAGGACGTCGTCGAACGGTTGGATGCCTACGCGGAAACGGTGAGTACCGCCGGAGAGGAACTCAAAGATCGGTGGGAGGAGCCGAAAGTAGAGAACCACCGCGTCAGCGTGATCCGGCCGGTGTCGAGCGTGTACGACCGGGCTCGCGAACACATCGCCGACGCCCGAAACGAACTGGAGATCGCGATGACTCCCGATCGGTTCGAATCGTTCCGTGCGGACCTCGCTGCCGCCCTCGACCGCGGCGTCGTCGTGAAGGTGACGCTGACCGGGGTCGAGACGCTGCCGGACATCGATCTCGAGGGGGCAGTCACCGAAGCGCGGCACAGACGGCTCCCGACACCGTTTCTCGTGTTGGCCGACCGGATGTCCGCGTGCTTCACCCCCGAGGAGACGCCGCATCCGAGCCAGGAGTACGGCCTGCTGGTGAACGATTACTCGTTGTCGCGGATGTTCGACTGGTACTTCCAGACGGCGTTCTGGGAGCCGTGGCCCCTCGTCTACAGTGTCCGTGACGAGCAGTCCCCCCGCACCTACACGAACATCAGGGAGTGCATCCGGGCGATCCTTCCGGAGTTCGAGGCCGGAAAGGGGATCTTCGTGACGATCTACGGGCAATCCCGCCAGGACGGGTCCGACCGAGAAGTGACGGGGCAGGTCGTCGACATCACCTACACTCCCGGAAAGGGGGACGGTCCGGCCCTCGCCTCGTTCACTGACGAGGCCGTGCTCACGCTCGAAACGCCGGACGGGACGGTGTCCGTCGGCGGCTGGGGTGCGATGCTCGAGGATATCGAGGCACACCGCTTCGTTATCGAGGGCATCGAGACGACGTGA
- a CDS encoding cupin domain-containing protein — MATQAAERTAQEVTNDDDKQIDADQPAYHGGNSMAAVDRSKQDRVLDWGGFPGRWEIMRSTADTGGELLEMRFEIEDVPDEGPFVHTHPHAEERYEVVSGVLEVYAEGEWMELTVGEEHTVPPGTAHTFRNTTPVEIVNVHEPALQHEAFFRRFHQLVTERDVSLPPEEFTDILQIAMLTTEHEEDIYAVSPPHWVFKALTVLGRVFGYRLPDSQTIQVSRTSDSPESRTQ; from the coding sequence GTGGCGACACAAGCGGCGGAACGGACGGCACAGGAGGTGACGAATGACGATGACAAGCAAATCGATGCCGACCAGCCTGCATATCACGGGGGTAACTCCATGGCGGCAGTAGACCGTAGCAAGCAGGATCGCGTCCTCGATTGGGGCGGTTTCCCCGGCCGCTGGGAAATCATGCGTTCGACGGCGGACACGGGCGGGGAACTGCTGGAAATGCGATTCGAGATCGAAGACGTCCCCGACGAGGGCCCGTTCGTCCACACCCATCCACACGCCGAGGAGCGCTACGAGGTGGTTTCAGGTGTGCTGGAAGTGTACGCGGAGGGGGAATGGATGGAGCTAACGGTCGGTGAGGAACACACTGTCCCTCCAGGCACAGCCCATACGTTCAGGAACACGACCCCCGTCGAGATCGTGAACGTCCACGAACCCGCCCTTCAGCACGAGGCGTTCTTCCGGCGGTTCCATCAGCTCGTCACGGAGCGGGATGTGTCACTCCCGCCGGAGGAGTTCACCGACATCCTGCAGATCGCGATGCTGACGACGGAACACGAGGAGGATATCTATGCGGTGAGCCCGCCGCATTGGGTCTTCAAAGCCCTGACTGTCCTCGGCCGTGTGTTTGGCTACCGCTTGCCCGACTCCCAGACGATACAGGTGTCACGAACGAGCGATTCGCCCGAAAGCAGAACCCAATAA
- a CDS encoding ABC transporter ATP-binding protein, which translates to MARADHSQRPAVEYDGVTKTFDSDGGEVVAVEDLDIQVRDGEFLVLVGPSGCGKSTTLRLLAGLETITDGEVRVGGEVVNEAKPKDRDIAMVFQNYALYPHKTVAENMRFGLEMTSDLPDDAIDARVNETAEMLSITELLDRRPDALSGGQKQRVALGRAIVREPEVFLMDEPLSNLDAKLRTEMRTELQQLHEQLGVATVYVTHDQTEAMTMGDRIAVLNDGALQQLGTPLECYHEPANRFVAGFIGSPSMNFVELEYTPRTGVGRRGDITYEVTDEQSTQLGDRGHVTLGIRPEDIELATETGPATVVASVDVVEPMGRENLLHVSIDDREVVASVSGEYDISIGQDIRLRFPRDRIHMFDSGSGETIFNRAMETERLPEGATL; encoded by the coding sequence ATGGCACGAGCGGACCACTCACAGCGTCCCGCCGTCGAGTACGACGGGGTCACGAAGACCTTCGACTCCGACGGAGGGGAAGTCGTCGCGGTCGAGGATCTCGACATCCAGGTGCGGGACGGCGAGTTCCTCGTCCTCGTTGGTCCCTCCGGGTGCGGCAAGTCGACGACGCTTCGGTTGCTGGCCGGGCTCGAGACGATCACCGACGGCGAAGTCCGGGTCGGCGGCGAGGTCGTCAACGAGGCGAAGCCGAAGGACCGGGACATCGCGATGGTGTTCCAGAACTACGCGCTGTACCCGCACAAGACGGTGGCCGAGAACATGCGGTTCGGCCTCGAGATGACGAGCGACCTCCCGGACGACGCGATCGACGCCCGCGTCAACGAGACCGCCGAGATGCTCAGTATCACGGAGCTGCTCGATCGCCGCCCAGACGCGCTCTCCGGGGGGCAGAAACAACGGGTCGCGCTCGGCCGCGCGATCGTCCGGGAACCCGAAGTGTTCCTGATGGACGAGCCGCTGTCGAACCTCGACGCGAAGCTCCGGACCGAGATGCGGACGGAACTCCAGCAACTCCACGAGCAACTCGGCGTCGCGACGGTGTACGTGACACACGACCAGACCGAGGCGATGACGATGGGCGACCGCATCGCGGTGTTGAACGACGGCGCCCTCCAGCAACTCGGGACGCCCTTGGAGTGCTATCACGAACCGGCCAATCGGTTCGTCGCCGGGTTCATCGGGTCGCCGTCGATGAACTTCGTCGAGTTGGAGTACACCCCCCGGACAGGCGTGGGCCGTCGTGGCGATATCACGTACGAAGTCACGGACGAGCAGTCGACACAGCTCGGCGATCGCGGGCACGTTACGCTCGGGATCCGTCCCGAAGACATCGAGTTGGCCACCGAGACCGGGCCCGCGACGGTCGTCGCGAGCGTCGACGTCGTCGAGCCGATGGGGCGTGAGAACCTGCTCCACGTGAGTATCGACGATCGGGAAGTAGTTGCCTCCGTGTCCGGCGAATACGACATCTCGATCGGCCAGGACATCCGGCTTCGGTTCCCGCGCGACCGAATTCACATGTTCGACAGCGGCAGCGGCGAGACGATCTTCAATCGCGCGATGGAGACCGAGCGGCTCCCCGAGGGAGCCACGCTTTAA